The Argonema galeatum A003/A1 genomic sequence TTTTTTATTGAAGCTGAGAATTTGATAAAGTCTTTCTCCACTATTGACAAAAGTCCCTAAATCTAGTCTAGATTGAATCATACCTCCCGCTGGGGCATAATATTTCTTCATCTGATTTTTGTTTGTGAAAGTTATTTGATGCGATCCAGTTTCAGCTAGGGGAAAGCCAGGAATGGATAATAAACTTTTCTGTGCTAAGTAATTTTTAATGCCCAAGACGCCTTTGGCAACTGACTCTGGATTCATTTGCATTCCAGAACCGAGTTCTAGCGTCCAAGATTCTATATCAAAGCTGATTGGTTTTCCGTGTTCTGCTAAACTATCTTCTAGTGCTAACCAAGACTTCAGGAAAGCTTCATCGAAAGTAATTCCATCGCATTTGTCTATTAAAATTCCATAATCAAGTAGAAAAGCTTTGGCACTTTCTTCTCTTCCCCGGAAGCCGTAAATGTAGTCTATACCTTGATTGCTAGAACTGTGTATGTCTATAACATAGTCTGCGTCTAGGCATGAGGATTGCAGATGATATCGATATAGTTCATCTAAGGGAACGCTACTGGGAGAGTTGATTTTTTCTAATAGCTTTTCAAAGCTTAGTTTTATCTTTTTTAGGTAGTTTTGTCTGATAGTAGTTTGGTCAAGATCTAATTGAGATTTAACAAATGTTTCTAAATCTTCACATTCTTTTTCGTAGTCCCAAAATATGCGGTTCCAGTCTTTGCCGTCGTAGATGTTATATCTGCCTGTAGAAAAATAATGCGATCGCTGATTGGTGCTAAGTGGGTTACAGACAGGTACGAGCCAAATTTGACCAGCGATGTCTGTGTTATCCACAGTCATCAAGAATTCAATAAGCTGATGAATAACGGCATTGCCAACAATTTCGGCTCCATGTAAGTTGGCTTGAATGTACGCTTTTTTACCTGGGTTAGCACCAATGAACTTGTATACTTGGAGGTGGAGGCGATCGCCAGACGCAAGCTGTACTAGAGGTATGGTAGAAATGTCGGGAATCATAAGATTTTAGATTTTAGATTTGGGATTTGGGATGAAAAACGGGATCGTACTATACTCGTTGTGGGCTACAAGTCTGAGATTAGGGCTGATACCTATAAAATGATTAAGCGATCGCACTTGCGTATGATTAACTGCTTGACTAATTGAATGCTCTATTTACGAAAGGTCTTATGGGAGAATTCAAACGGATTGGAATTTTGACCAGTGGTGGCGACTGTGCTGGCTTAAATGCGGTAATTCGGGCTGTTGTATGCCGTGCTGTCGATACCTATAACTGGGAAGTTCTGGGAATTCGTCAAGCTACGCAAGGGTTAATGAGCAGTCCTCCTCAATTTATGCCGCTTGACTTCGATAAAGTGGATGGATTGCTAACGAAAGGCGGTACGGTATTGGGGACGACGAACAAGGGAGACCCTTTTGCTTTCCCGATGCCGGATGGAACTGTGCCCGATCGCTCTGAAGATATTATCGCTGGCTACCGCGAGCTTGGTTTGGACGCGATAATCGGCATTGGCGGTGATGGCAGTCTGGCTATTCTAAGACGACTGGCGCTGCAAGGCAACCTCAACCTTGTTGCTATACCCAAAACTATTGATAATGACTTAGGCAGCACTGAGCATTCGATCGGTTTTGATACGGCGGTCAATATTGCCACGGAAGCGCTGGATCGATTGCATTTTACCGCTGCTAGTCACAGTCGGGTGATGATCCTGGAAGTGATGGGTCGCGATGCGGGACACATCGCCATTAGCGCTGGGATTGCTGGGGGTGCGGATGTCATTCTGATTCCTGAAATCCCTTATACAATTGCCAATGTCTGCCAAAAAATCTACGATCGCCAAAATCAAGGTAAGAATTACTCTTTGATAGTTGTCT encodes the following:
- a CDS encoding succinylglutamate desuccinylase/aspartoacylase family protein, giving the protein MIPDISTIPLVQLASGDRLHLQVYKFIGANPGKKAYIQANLHGAEIVGNAVIHQLIEFLMTVDNTDIAGQIWLVPVCNPLSTNQRSHYFSTGRYNIYDGKDWNRIFWDYEKECEDLETFVKSQLDLDQTTIRQNYLKKIKLSFEKLLEKINSPSSVPLDELYRYHLQSSCLDADYVIDIHSSSNQGIDYIYGFRGREESAKAFLLDYGILIDKCDGITFDEAFLKSWLALEDSLAEHGKPISFDIESWTLELGSGMQMNPESVAKGVLGIKNYLAQKSLLSIPGFPLAETGSHQITFTNKNQMKKYYAPAGGMIQSRLDLGTFVNSGERLYQILSFNKKGELPTLIDVNAEQSGLVFDLSTNHCVNQAEYVLTILELETQKT
- a CDS encoding ATP-dependent 6-phosphofructokinase, which codes for MGEFKRIGILTSGGDCAGLNAVIRAVVCRAVDTYNWEVLGIRQATQGLMSSPPQFMPLDFDKVDGLLTKGGTVLGTTNKGDPFAFPMPDGTVPDRSEDIIAGYRELGLDAIIGIGGDGSLAILRRLALQGNLNLVAIPKTIDNDLGSTEHSIGFDTAVNIATEALDRLHFTAASHSRVMILEVMGRDAGHIAISAGIAGGADVILIPEIPYTIANVCQKIYDRQNQGKNYSLIVVSEAVRTEEGEPVMSTNRLGQSRLGGIGQYLSDKICDCSGAETRVTVLGHIQRGGTPSPLDRLTASAFGVAAVDLIAEDKYDQMVSWQNRQVVSVPIADAIAQYRAVDLNGTLVKTARGLSICLGD